A region of the Arsenicicoccus dermatophilus genome:
GGCGATGCTGGTCGTCGGGCTGCAGGTGGGCCTCACACTCGACCGCGACAGCCTCGGCGCGATCCGGCGGCTCCTGCCGACCGGGCTGGCGCTGATCGCGGTGGTCATGCTCGGGTGCGGGCTGCTCGGCGCGGTGCTCTCGCGGGCGACCGGCGTCGACCCGTTGACCACCTATCTGGCGACCACGCCGGGCGGGCTCTTCGCCGTGCTGGCCACCGCGACGAGCACCGGCGCCGAGCCGACGTACGTCTTCGCGGTGCAGCTGGCGCGCCTGGTCGCGATCCTGGCGCTGGCCCCGCTGCTGGCGCGATGGCTGCGGGCGCGGGCGGGGGCGCGACGTGCCGGGTCGAGCTAGACCCAGTGCACCGGCCCGTCCACGAGCACCCCGGCGCCCGAGGTGAGCTCGGCGACCAGCTGCGCGAGCGCCGCCCGCTCCCCCGGCGCCACGTCCAGCCGCAAGGTCGCCGCCGCGGCGTAGTCCACCCCGTCGACGTGGACGCCGCGGGCGCGCAACGTCGACTCCACGCGCCCGGCCTCGGCATGGCCCACGGCGAGCGTGCACCGCTGCAGCAGTCGCCGCTCGACCACCCGCGCGGACTCGCACGCGGCGCGCACCGCGTCGCCATACGCCCGGATCAGCCCACCGGTCCCCAGCAGGGTCCCGCCGAACCACCGCGTGACCACGCACACCACGTCGGTGAGCTCACGGCCGCGCAGCACCTCGAGCATGGGCGCGCCCGCGGTGCCGGCGGGTTCGCCGTCGTCGGAGGAGCGCTCGGTCATGGCGTCCGGGCCCAGGACGAAGGCCGAGCAGTGGTGCCGGGCGTCCCAGTGCTGCTTGCGGGCCCGCTCGACGACCTCGCGGGCGGCGTCCTCGGTCGCGGCCGGCTCCAGCCGGGCGAG
Encoded here:
- a CDS encoding YigZ family protein → MAETYRTIAAPVDAEVEAKRSRFLARLEPAATEDAAREVVERARKQHWDARHHCSAFVLGPDAMTERSSDDGEPAGTAGAPMLEVLRGRELTDVVCVVTRWFGGTLLGTGGLIRAYGDAVRAACESARVVERRLLQRCTLAVGHAEAGRVESTLRARGVHVDGVDYAAAATLRLDVAPGERAALAQLVAELTSGAGVLVDGPVHWV